The following is a genomic window from Rhodoligotrophos defluvii.
CCCACCACCTTGACGTCAGGATATTTCTCCAACGCCTTGAGTACGCCCACATTTTGCGAGTCGGAAGCAGAGGCGCCCGGAATGCCTTCGACGATCAGCACATTGCCCTTGCCACCGATTTCCTTCGCCATCCACTCGCCGAGCATATGACCGCCGACCACGAAATTCGCCGAGGAGTTCACCGCATAGGGCGAGGTGAGATAGCCCACTGCGGAGAACACCGGCACGCCCCGCTGATGGGCATATTGGACCGTCTGGTTCAGGGCCGTCGGGTTCGAGCAGCAGACGATGATCGCGTCGACCCCCTGGTCCACCAGCTGGCGCATCTGCTGGATCTGCACGGAGTCGTTCAGGTTCGACTGGGTGATGATGACATCCTCGATCAGCCCGAGCTTCTTCCATTTCGGGATGATCTCTTCCTGCAGCCGCTTCATCACGTCGGCCCGCCAGGTGTTGCCGGCATAGGAGCTGGCATAGCCGATTTTCCAAGGCGGCGGGTTCTTCGCCTTCCAGTCGCGGTAGGCGCTCTCGCCCACCGGCTGCATCGGGTCGATCATCTCGGGATTGTAGAGCTCGTCCCGGATCTGTTGCGGCAGCTCGTCCACGCCGGCAGCCTCAACCGGAGCCCCAGCAGCGATCGCAATGACAAGCGCAGCCGACCGCAACCACGTTGCGTATGGAAGTGCCAATTTTTCCTCCCTGGTTGTCTCAGCTTGAACTGCCGCGACATTATTTGACCTTCTCACTATCAGCTAACGGACCGAGCTAGCGGTAATACATTTTCTCGATATTCCATATACACGCTCGGTATGGATGGTCGCTGCGCCCGCAAAGTTGCTGCTCGCTAAACGGAGCGGTCGCCCAGCATTTCGACGGGCAGTATGCTGACCGTCGAGTCTCGAGGCTGGACCACCAAATAGACCCGGCTGCCCTCATGCCCGGAAAAGGGACCTTGCACCGTCGCAACTGACGTCAAGCCCCACATGCGCTAATGTAAATGCAGGATGCGGCCACCGAATGAGACAATGCAGGTGGACGGGTTCATGGGTGCACAGATCGGCGGCGGGAGCTCATAAGGTTAGTGGCGCAGGCAGGGGGAAAAGCAGGCCGACCTGACGCGACGTCCTCCGCGTTGGGAGCGCCGAAGGCAGCGTTGTGGCTTACAGCAGCGCTGCTGCTTGCGCTTTTGCTGGTGTCGGGCTTGCTCGTCTGGCAGAGCTATCGTGATGCCGTGAGCACCGCGCAGGCTCGTGCGGAAGGCGGCGCCCAGATTATTGGGGCGCACATAAAGTGGCTATCCGAGGCCGCTTACCAGGCCCTGCAGCGTATCGACGAGGCATTGGGCGCACAGCCCAACATGGTCACGGCCGGCAGTGTCGGCGACCTCGACAAGGCCGTTGCCGCCCTCCCGCGGGACGTTCGCGCCTGGGTCTTCGACGTCAATGGCGTCACCGTGCTTACCAACGACACCACCGATGCCCAGCTGCGCGTTGCGGATACCGAGTTTTTCCAAACTTTGAAGGCCGGCCAGACTTGGCACGTCAGCACATTGATCAACGACCGGTTCAACAAGCGCAAGGTCTTCATCATCGGCCGGCGACTGGAGCGAAACGGCAGGTTTGTGGGTGCCGCCGCCATCGTCATTCCCGCGGATCTTCTGTCGGAGTTCTGGTCGACACTCAATCTCGGCCGCGATTCAACCGCCGGTCTCATCCGCAGCGATGGCTGGCTCGTCGCGCGCCATCCGGTCCCCGAGGACACGATCAATCTGAAGAACTACATGCTGTTCACCAAGCATCTGGCCCAATCGCCCGCCGGATCCTATTCGGCCAGCGCCTCGCCCGCCGATGGTGTGTCACGGATCGTCGGCTTCTATACCGTTCCGGGCCTGCCTCTCATTGCGATCGCCGGGGTGTCGAAAAACGCGGTATGGGATCGGTTTCGCGCTCAGATCGGCTCGGTTGCCGTGATTGCGGTTCCGGCGGTGCTTGGTTTGCTGGCCTGCTCCCTCTGGGTCTCGGTGTTGCTCCGTCGTTATGAACAGCAACGCCGGCAGCTTGCAGAGGCGCTCGAGCAGAACCGTATTCTTTTCCAGGAGATGCATCACCGGGTGAAGAACAACCTGCAGACCGTGGTCGCGTTGGTGCAGATGCATGGCCTGCCAGGTGAGATCAAGCGGGACCTCGCCAACCGAATCGGCGCAATGACGGCTGTCCACCAGCAGATATACATGTCGAACCGGCTGGGCAGCCTCGATCTGGCGAGCTACATCGATGACCTTGTCGCAAGCCTCCGGCAAAGCAGCCCCGAGAACGTCCAGGTGACCTCGACACTGACCCCGATTGAGGTGCCGTCGGACAAGGCGGTGCCCCTTGGCCTCATCATCAACGAGGTGATGGCGAACGCCTTCAAACATGCGTTCCCGGCAGGGCGGCCGGGCAATATCGCCATCTCGCTGGAACGCCTCGCGCCGAATAAGGCGCGCTTGCAGATCAGGGACGATGGTGTCGGCTTCGATATCGCCAGCGCGTCCCAAGGCATGGGCAATCGCCTGATCCAGGGCCTGTCGCGGCAGATCGGTGCCGATTATGCCTTTGAGCGCGATGGGGGCACTGTCTTCACCCTCACCTTGCCGATCTAACCGGCGCCGACGTTTTCTGGACAGCATGGACTGCGATCGGGCGGCTCACGCCCCGGCTGGCCCCTCTTGAACAGACGAAGAGCCGTTCCTAGCTCGTCGGCGCTCCGCTGGTGTTTCTTGGAACACCCCGCGCGGCCTGCCGGTTCTTATGAACCGGCGTGAACCGCACAGGCTATCCGGCCGCGGTCTTCGTTGTCGATGCTTCGCTCTCACGAGGAGGTTTATTGATGAGAATCGCCCAGATTGCCCCGCTCGCGGAATCCTGCCCGCCGAAGCTTTACGGCGGAACTGAACGCATTGTCTCTTACCTGACTGAGGAATTGGTCCGTCAGGGCCACGACGTCACCCTGTTCGCGAGCGGTGATTCCAGGACGTCCGCCAAGCTGGTGCCCTGCTGCGAGATGGGGCTCAGGTTGGATAAGTCAGTGATGGACATCCTCCCCTATCACGTCATCATGCTGGACGAAATCAGCCGCCGAGCGGATGAGTTCGACGTCCTACATTTCCACACCGACTTTATCCATTACCCGCTGATCCGGCCCTTGGCGGACCGCTGCGTGACCACCCTCCATGGCCGGCTTGATTTGCCCGACCTCAAACCCCTGTATGCCGCCTTCCCGGAGCTGCCGCTGGTCTCTATCTCCTATGACCAGCGCCGGCCGATGCCGCCGGTCAAC
Proteins encoded in this region:
- a CDS encoding sensor histidine kinase, which translates into the protein MWLTAALLLALLLVSGLLVWQSYRDAVSTAQARAEGGAQIIGAHIKWLSEAAYQALQRIDEALGAQPNMVTAGSVGDLDKAVAALPRDVRAWVFDVNGVTVLTNDTTDAQLRVADTEFFQTLKAGQTWHVSTLINDRFNKRKVFIIGRRLERNGRFVGAAAIVIPADLLSEFWSTLNLGRDSTAGLIRSDGWLVARHPVPEDTINLKNYMLFTKHLAQSPAGSYSASASPADGVSRIVGFYTVPGLPLIAIAGVSKNAVWDRFRAQIGSVAVIAVPAVLGLLACSLWVSVLLRRYEQQRRQLAEALEQNRILFQEMHHRVKNNLQTVVALVQMHGLPGEIKRDLANRIGAMTAVHQQIYMSNRLGSLDLASYIDDLVASLRQSSPENVQVTSTLTPIEVPSDKAVPLGLIINEVMANAFKHAFPAGRPGNIAISLERLAPNKARLQIRDDGVGFDIASASQGMGNRLIQGLSRQIGADYAFERDGGTVFTLTLPI
- a CDS encoding ABC transporter substrate-binding protein — its product is MALPYATWLRSAALVIAIAAGAPVEAAGVDELPQQIRDELYNPEMIDPMQPVGESAYRDWKAKNPPPWKIGYASSYAGNTWRADVMKRLQEEIIPKWKKLGLIEDVIITQSNLNDSVQIQQMRQLVDQGVDAIIVCCSNPTALNQTVQYAHQRGVPVFSAVGYLTSPYAVNSSANFVVGGHMLGEWMAKEIGGKGNVLIVEGIPGASASDSQNVGVLKALEKYPDVKVVGQVAGMWTDQIAQAEIQRWLATNPGQLDGIIIQSASELGAIRALKQSGREMVPITIGGELGALCYWRKNPDYVSAAIQAWPPGDDFEMGWNIMMRTLQGQGPKVQSILTKPQVLTFEQLSTVLDENCNEDSDGWYNVGIENWAGKEYLDQFFLRPADPEAYDPASHGK